Proteins from a genomic interval of Azospirillaceae bacterium:
- a CDS encoding retropepsin-like aspartic protease has translation MAFNDLILGGGGDEPDPTALAAHGASMFVDIEFGPAEALKRLAADVVALIDTGASVNCIDDDLARALRLPVIDLAPMGGVGGLHQSNVYLASLHVKSLNARFYEPLHGVHLAAAGLEHRILLGRPFLRHFVLVYDGMRGVVSIADHASRAAVLSTRLA, from the coding sequence ATGGCGTTTAACGATCTCATTCTCGGCGGCGGGGGCGACGAACCCGATCCGACGGCGCTCGCCGCGCATGGCGCGTCGATGTTCGTGGATATCGAATTCGGGCCGGCCGAGGCGCTGAAGCGGCTGGCCGCCGACGTGGTGGCCCTGATCGACACCGGTGCCAGCGTTAATTGCATCGACGACGACCTGGCCCGCGCCCTGCGCCTGCCCGTCATCGACCTGGCCCCGATGGGCGGGGTCGGTGGCCTGCACCAGTCGAACGTCTACCTGGCATCGCTGCACGTCAAAAGCCTGAACGCCCGCTTTTACGAACCGCTGCACGGCGTCCATCTGGCGGCGGCGGGACTGGAGCACCGGATCCTTCTGGGGCGGCCGTTCCTGCGCCACTTCGTACTGGTCTACGACGGCATGCGCGGCGTGGTCAGCATCGCCGACCACGCGTCCCGCGCCGCGGTCCTGAGCACACGGCTGGCGTAA
- the pheT gene encoding phenylalanine--tRNA ligase subunit beta has protein sequence MKFTLSWLKEHLETDAPLERIVETLTMLGLEVEGVSDRAKGLEPLVVGHVLKAERHPNADKLQVCLVDVGGGDPITVVCGAPNARTGLKSAYAPSGTHIPAKNLTLEKREVRGVVSDGMLCSAWELGLSEDHEGIVELPEDAPVGTRFVDLMGLADPVIDVSLTPDRADCAGVRGIARDLAAAGLGTLKPLAKAEPVPGRFPNPVRVHIDLPAEAADACPLFLGRLIRGVRNGPSPRWLQDKLAAIGLRPISALVDITNFLTMDVARPLHVFDAAKLNGHLTVRLARDGETLAALNGKTYTLDPSVTVIVDEGGVESLGGIVGGEATGCTEATTSVYIEAALFDPLRTAQTGRRLGIESDARYRFERGLDPAFVAAGMEYATRLILELCGGEASEVFVAGQAPEWRRTYTLRHDRVATLGGMDVPLAEQVRILRDLGCEVTEGDPLRVVPPSWRADIHGEADLVEEVMRVAGFDHLPAVPLPRTAAVTKPALNATQRRAAAVRRALADRGLHEAVTWSFMSSDLAGRFAQVDPGLRLLNPIASDLDVMRPSILPNLIQAAGRNADRGHADATLFELGPQYDGPEPDGQKQVAAGVRAGMAQPRHWAGGARPVDAYDAKADALAALEAAGAPVPNLQVTTDAPDWYHPGRSGTLRLGPTVLAWFGETHPEVLDRLGAKGPVVQFEVFLDRVPAPKKKAGTAKPLLRLSPFQPVERDFAFLVDAGVEADRLVRAVRGADKTLIRDVSVFDVYQGQGIEPGKKSVALAVTLQPVEKTLTDAEIEAVGQKVVAAVVKATGGTLRA, from the coding sequence ATGAAGTTCACCCTCTCCTGGCTCAAGGAGCACCTGGAGACCGACGCCCCGCTGGAGCGGATCGTCGAGACGCTGACCATGCTGGGGCTCGAGGTCGAAGGCGTGTCCGACCGCGCCAAGGGCCTGGAACCGCTGGTGGTCGGCCATGTGCTGAAGGCCGAGCGGCACCCCAACGCCGACAAGCTCCAGGTCTGCCTGGTGGACGTCGGCGGGGGCGACCCGATCACGGTCGTCTGCGGCGCGCCGAACGCCCGCACCGGTCTGAAGAGCGCCTACGCCCCGTCCGGCACCCACATCCCGGCCAAGAACCTGACGCTGGAAAAGCGCGAGGTCCGCGGCGTCGTCTCCGACGGCATGCTGTGCTCGGCCTGGGAGCTGGGCCTGTCGGAGGACCATGAGGGCATCGTCGAGCTGCCCGAGGATGCGCCCGTCGGCACGCGGTTCGTGGATCTGATGGGGCTGGCCGACCCGGTCATCGACGTGTCGCTGACGCCCGACCGGGCCGACTGCGCCGGCGTGCGCGGCATCGCCCGCGACCTCGCCGCCGCCGGCCTGGGCACCCTGAAGCCGCTGGCCAAGGCCGAACCGGTGCCCGGCCGCTTCCCCAACCCGGTCCGCGTCCACATCGACCTGCCGGCCGAGGCCGCCGACGCCTGCCCGCTGTTCCTCGGCCGCCTGATCCGCGGCGTGCGCAACGGCCCCAGCCCGCGCTGGCTGCAGGACAAGCTGGCGGCCATCGGCCTGCGCCCGATCTCGGCCCTGGTGGACATCACCAACTTCCTGACCATGGACGTGGCGCGCCCGCTCCACGTCTTCGACGCGGCCAAGCTGAACGGCCATCTGACGGTGCGACTGGCGCGCGACGGCGAGACCCTGGCCGCGCTCAACGGCAAGACGTACACGCTCGACCCGTCGGTCACGGTCATCGTCGACGAGGGCGGCGTGGAGAGCCTGGGCGGCATCGTCGGCGGCGAGGCCACCGGCTGCACCGAGGCGACCACCAGCGTCTACATCGAGGCCGCCCTGTTCGATCCGCTGCGCACGGCCCAGACCGGCCGGCGGCTCGGCATCGAGAGCGACGCCCGCTACCGCTTCGAGCGCGGGCTCGACCCCGCCTTCGTGGCCGCGGGCATGGAGTACGCCACCCGCCTGATCCTGGAGCTGTGCGGCGGCGAAGCGTCCGAGGTGTTCGTGGCGGGCCAAGCCCCGGAGTGGCGGCGCACCTACACGCTGCGCCACGACCGGGTGGCCACGCTCGGCGGCATGGACGTGCCGCTCGCCGAACAGGTCCGCATCCTGCGCGACCTCGGCTGCGAGGTGACCGAGGGCGATCCGCTCCGGGTGGTCCCGCCGTCCTGGCGCGCCGACATCCACGGCGAGGCCGATCTGGTGGAAGAGGTCATGCGCGTGGCGGGGTTCGACCACCTGCCCGCCGTCCCCCTGCCCCGCACCGCGGCCGTCACCAAGCCGGCCCTGAACGCCACGCAGCGCCGGGCCGCCGCGGTCCGCCGGGCGCTGGCCGACCGCGGCCTGCACGAGGCGGTGACCTGGTCGTTCATGTCGTCGGACCTGGCCGGCCGCTTCGCCCAGGTCGATCCCGGCCTCAGGCTGCTGAACCCGATCGCGTCGGATCTGGACGTGATGCGGCCGTCGATCCTGCCGAACCTGATCCAGGCCGCCGGCCGCAACGCCGACCGCGGCCATGCCGACGCCACGCTGTTCGAGCTGGGTCCGCAGTACGACGGCCCGGAGCCCGACGGCCAGAAGCAGGTGGCCGCGGGCGTGCGCGCCGGCATGGCGCAGCCGCGCCACTGGGCGGGCGGCGCCCGTCCGGTGGATGCCTACGACGCCAAGGCCGACGCGCTTGCGGCGTTGGAGGCCGCCGGCGCCCCGGTGCCGAACCTGCAGGTCACCACCGACGCGCCGGACTGGTACCATCCCGGCCGCAGCGGCACGCTGCGCCTGGGCCCCACCGTCCTGGCCTGGTTCGGCGAAACCCATCCCGAGGTGCTGGACCGGCTGGGCGCCAAGGGCCCGGTCGTGCAGTTCGAGGTGTTCCTGGACCGGGTGCCCGCCCCGAAGAAGAAGGCCGGCACCGCCAAGCCGCTGCTGCGGCTCTCGCCGTTCCAGCCGGTCGAGCGCGATTTCGCCTTCCTGGTGGACGCGGGCGTCGAGGCCGACAGGCTGGTCCGGGCGGTGCGCGGCGCCGACAAGACCCTGATCCGCGACGTGTCGGTGTTCGACGTGTACCAGGGCCAGGGCATCGAGCCGGGCAAGAAGTCGGTCGCCCTGGCGGTGACCCTGCAACCGGTGGAAAAGACCCTGACCGACGCCGAGATCGAGGCCGTCGGCCAGAAGGTCGTGGCAGCGGTGGTCAAGGCAACCGGCGGCACCCTGCGCGCCTGA
- the pheS gene encoding phenylalanine--tRNA ligase subunit alpha translates to MDALKAELLAQVEAAADLAALEDVRVAALGKKGRITDEMKNLGALSPDERKARGQALNALKDAVAAAIETRKADLARAALAKRLEAERIDVTLPVRSEQTGRIHPISQTIDEIVAIFADMGFTLAEGPDVEDDFHNFTALNFPPGHPARDMHDTFYLPDRKDGSRMLLRTHTSPVQVRTMLANKPPIRVICPGRTFRSDYDMTHTPMFHQVEGLVIDEATNMAHLKGCLLEFCRAFFDVDDLPIRFRPSFFPFTEPSAEVDIGCSRKGGELKLGNHGDWLEILGCGMVHPNVLSACGIDPQKYQGFAFGMGIERIAMLKYGIPDLRTFFEADLRWLKHYGFVPLDVPSLAQGLTR, encoded by the coding sequence ATGGACGCGCTCAAGGCGGAACTGCTGGCCCAGGTCGAGGCCGCCGCGGATCTCGCCGCGCTCGAGGACGTGCGGGTGGCCGCACTGGGCAAGAAGGGCCGCATCACCGACGAGATGAAGAACCTGGGCGCGCTGTCCCCCGACGAGCGCAAGGCCCGGGGCCAGGCCCTCAATGCCCTGAAGGACGCGGTCGCGGCCGCCATCGAGACGCGCAAGGCCGATCTGGCTCGTGCGGCGCTCGCCAAGCGCCTGGAAGCCGAACGCATCGACGTGACGCTGCCGGTGCGCTCCGAGCAGACGGGCCGCATCCACCCCATCAGCCAGACGATCGACGAGATCGTGGCGATCTTCGCCGACATGGGATTCACCCTGGCAGAAGGCCCGGACGTCGAGGACGACTTCCACAACTTCACCGCCCTGAACTTCCCGCCCGGCCACCCGGCCCGGGACATGCACGACACCTTCTACCTGCCGGACCGCAAGGACGGCAGCCGCATGCTGCTGCGCACCCACACCTCGCCGGTGCAGGTGCGGACCATGCTGGCGAACAAGCCGCCGATCCGCGTGATCTGCCCGGGGCGGACCTTCCGCTCCGACTACGACATGACCCACACGCCCATGTTCCACCAGGTCGAGGGCCTGGTGATCGACGAGGCCACGAACATGGCGCACCTGAAGGGCTGCCTGCTGGAGTTCTGCCGGGCGTTCTTCGATGTGGACGACCTGCCGATCCGTTTCCGCCCGAGCTTCTTCCCCTTCACCGAGCCCTCGGCCGAGGTGGACATCGGCTGTTCGCGCAAGGGCGGCGAGCTCAAGCTGGGCAACCACGGCGACTGGCTGGAGATCCTGGGCTGCGGCATGGTGCACCCCAACGTGCTGAGCGCGTGCGGCATCGACCCGCAGAAGTACCAGGGCTTCGCCTTCGGCATGGGGATCGAGCGCATCGCCATGCTGAAGTACGGCATTCCCGACCTGCGCACCTTCTTCGAAGCCGACCTGCGCTGGCTGAAGCACTACGGCTTCGTGCCGCTGGACGTGCCGTCCCTGGCACAAGGCCTGACCCGCTGA
- the rplT gene encoding 50S ribosomal protein L20, with amino-acid sequence MARVKRGVTTHARHKKILKLAKGYRGRNRLVFRVAIEKVEKALRYAYRDRRNRKRDFRGLWIQRINAGVRQHGLSYSKFMNGIKKAGIDVDRKVLADIAAREPEAFKALVDQAQAALARTA; translated from the coding sequence ATGGCCCGTGTTAAGCGGGGCGTGACGACCCACGCCCGTCACAAGAAGATCCTGAAGCTCGCGAAGGGTTACCGCGGCCGCAACCGGCTGGTGTTCCGCGTCGCGATCGAAAAGGTCGAAAAGGCGCTGCGCTATGCGTACCGCGACCGCCGCAACCGTAAGCGCGATTTCCGCGGCCTGTGGATCCAGCGCATCAATGCCGGCGTGCGCCAGCATGGCCTGAGCTATTCCAAGTTCATGAACGGCATCAAGAAGGCCGGCATCGACGTCGACCGCAAGGTCCTCGCCGACATCGCCGCCCGCGAGCCGGAGGCGTTTAAGGCCTTGGTCGACCAGGCCCAGGCCGCGCTCGCCCGCACCGCGTAA
- the rpmI gene encoding 50S ribosomal protein L35, with translation MPKLKTHSGSKKRFKVTANGHVKAAAAGKRHNLRKRSPKFIRQARGTMVLTDMDARIILKNFLRNA, from the coding sequence ATGCCCAAGTTGAAAACCCATTCGGGTTCCAAGAAGCGGTTCAAGGTGACCGCGAACGGCCATGTGAAGGCTGCGGCCGCCGGCAAGCGCCACAACCTGCGCAAGCGGTCGCCGAAGTTCATCCGCCAGGCCCGCGGCACCATGGTGCTGACGGACATGGATGCACGGATCATCCTCAAGAATTTCCTGCGCAACGCCTGA
- a CDS encoding OsmC family protein translates to MTVRTSNAEWRGDLRSGSGTMRLGSGAFEGGYSFPSRFENGQGTNPEELIAAAHAGCFSMALSHALSQAGHPPTRVHTTARAHLEQVPGGFAITRIELEAEGEVPGLDAARFQSLAEDAKTNCPVSKALAGTEITLNARLR, encoded by the coding sequence ATGACCGTGCGGACCTCGAACGCCGAATGGCGCGGTGATCTGCGCAGTGGATCCGGGACGATGCGGCTTGGCAGCGGTGCGTTCGAGGGCGGCTACTCCTTCCCCTCGCGCTTCGAGAACGGCCAGGGCACCAACCCCGAGGAGCTGATCGCCGCCGCGCACGCCGGCTGCTTTTCCATGGCGCTGTCCCACGCGCTGAGCCAGGCCGGGCACCCGCCCACCCGCGTCCACACCACCGCCCGGGCCCATCTGGAGCAGGTCCCGGGCGGATTCGCCATCACCCGGATCGAACTGGAGGCCGAGGGCGAGGTGCCGGGCCTGGATGCCGCCCGGTTCCAAAGCCTGGCCGAGGATGCGAAGACGAATTGTCCGGTGTCCAAGGCGCTGGCCGGAACCGAAATCACGCTGAACGCCCGCCTCCGCTGA